A portion of the Acidihalobacter yilgarnensis genome contains these proteins:
- a CDS encoding group I truncated hemoglobin produces MNNLYEQLGGDKAVDATVDIFYRKVLADDRVNGFFDDTDMEGQAAKQKAFLTMAFGGPHSYTGRDMREGHKHLVDRGLNDTHVDVIIQLIGESLRELNVPEALIAQVASVAESTRNDVLNR; encoded by the coding sequence ATGAACAATCTGTATGAACAGTTGGGTGGCGACAAGGCGGTGGATGCTACGGTCGACATTTTCTATCGCAAGGTTCTGGCGGACGACCGGGTCAACGGTTTCTTCGATGACACCGACATGGAAGGGCAGGCCGCAAAGCAGAAGGCCTTTCTGACCATGGCCTTTGGAGGGCCGCATAGCTATACCGGGCGCGATATGCGAGAGGGGCACAAGCATCTGGTCGACCGTGGGCTGAACGATACCCATGTCGATGTGATCATCCAGCTGATCGGTGAGTCGCTGCGTGAACTCAACGTGCCGGAAGCATTGATCGCGCAGGTGGCATCGGTC